In Elaeis guineensis isolate ETL-2024a chromosome 1, EG11, whole genome shotgun sequence, a genomic segment contains:
- the LOC105039316 gene encoding ubiquitin-conjugating enzyme E2 22 yields the protein MATNENLPPKVIKQLAKELKNLDETPPEGIKVVVNDDDFSTIFADIEGPAGTPYENGIFRMKLLLSHDFPQSPPKGLFLTKIFHPNIATNGEICVNTLKKDWNPSLGLRHVLLVVRCLLIEPFPESALNEQAGKMLLENYGEYARHARLYTGIHAIKPKPKSKTGAISECTMALNVDQKNVVSNDNVLLPPTLLTANTASKVSATNGQDQNAVIPAMEPAIGTSAIEKKEGAVTAKVQVDKKKMDARKKSLKRL from the exons ATG GCAACAAATGAAAACCTTCCACCTAAAGTCATCAAACAACTTGCCAAAGAACTGAAGAATCTTGATGAAACACCACCAGAAGGCATTAAAGTGGTTGTAAATGATGATGACTTTTCTACTATATTTGCTGATATTGAGGGTCCTG CTGGTACTCCATATGAAAATGGTATATTCCGCATGAAGCTGTTATTATCACACGACTTCCCTCAATCACCTCCAAAAGGTCTTt TTTTGACTAAAATCTTTCATCCAAATATTGCAACAAATGGTGAGATTTGTGTGAACACACTAAAGAAGGACTGGAATCcaagtcttggtttgcgacatgtTTTGCTT GTGGTCAGATGTCTGCTGATTGAACCATTTCCTGAATCTGCACTCAATGAACAGGCTGGTAAGATGTTGCTTGAAAATTATGGGGAGTATGCAAGGCATGCCAG GTTGTACACTGGAATCCATGCGATCAAACCTAAACCAAAATCTAAGACTGGAGCTATCTCTGAGTGCACCATGGCTCTTAACGTGGATCAGAAAAATGTGGTTTCAAATGACAATGTGTTACTACCCCCCACCTTGCTGACCGCTAACACAGCCTCCAAAGTATCAGCAACAAATGGCCAGGATCAGAATGCTGTCATTCCTGCAATGGAACCTGCCATTGGAACATCAGCAATTGAAAAGAAGGAAGGAGCTGTCACTGCAAAAGTTCAGGTGGATAAGAAGAAGATGGATGCAAGGAAGAAGAGCTTGAAGAGATTATAA
- the LOC105039317 gene encoding LOW QUALITY PROTEIN: B-box zinc finger protein 32 (The sequence of the model RefSeq protein was modified relative to this genomic sequence to represent the inferred CDS: inserted 1 base in 1 codon) yields the protein MKPRRLCELCEGEAAVYCEPDSAFLCWACDAAVHGANFLVARHVRRVACAKCWSVDAGRLISGAGSPPIXYICRSCDPDPASSPSSSSSTSSSCLSSAESSVAPAREEEKKVRRRQRSGRRVRMREEVHERAEGILASWSRRMGLRGGQRCVGAAAHVLSACPRVVAALPFRVALAAALWFAAKLSEVAEGTGGAALEAVLRRLEAGSGVPAKLIVLAEARLARAASRTRVVEEGWAECS from the exons ATGAAGCCGCGGAGATTGTGCGAGCTCTGCGAGGGAGAGGCGGCGGTCTACTGCGAGCCGGACTCGGCGTTCCTTTGCTGGGCCTGCGACGCTGCCGTCCACGGCGCCAACTTCCTGGTGGCCCGCCACGTCCGGCGGGTCGCCTGCGCCAAGTGCTGGTCCGTCGACGCCGGACGTCTCATCTCCGGCGCCGGGTCCCCTCCGA CCTACATCTGCCGATCCTGCGACCCAGATCCCGCTTCCTCCCCGTCCTCGTCTTCTTCGACGAGCTCTTCTTGCCTGTCCAGTGCTGAGTCTTCCGTGGCGCCGGCgagggaggaggagaagaaggtcCGCCGCCGCCAGCGGTCGGGGAGGCGGGTGCGGATGCGGGAAGAGGTGCACGAGAGGGCGGAGGGGATCCTGGCGAGCTGGAGCCGGAGGATGGGGCTGAGGGGAGGACAGCGGTGCGTCGGAGCGGCGGCGCACGTGCTGAGCGCGTgcccgagggtggtggcggcGTTGCCCTTCCGGGTGGCCCTGGCGGCCGCGCTGTGGTTCGCCGCCAAGCTCAGCGAGGTGGCGGAGGGGACGGGAGGTGCGGCGCTGGAGGCGGTGCTCCGGCGGCTGGAGGCGGGTTCTGGTGTGCCCGCGAAGCTTATCGTGCTGGCCGAGGCCCGGCTTGCGCGGGCCGCCAGCCGGACCCGAGTCGTTGAGGAGGGCTGGGCCGAGTGCTCGTAG